In Ruminococcus sp. HUN007, a genomic segment contains:
- a CDS encoding LL-diaminopimelate aminotransferase: MAKFNENFLNLKESYLFSEVAKKVKAFQDKYPERSVIRLGIGDVTLPLGKSVVKAMHEAADEMGSADTFRGYGPEQGYDFLREAIAGYYRSFGVELDPDTIFVSDGAKSDTGNITDLFSKDNTVLIPDPVYPVYVDTNTMNGRNIIYTAGNKENGFLPMPDKNVHADIIYICSPNNPTGACYSEAQLKEWIDYALANDAVILFDSAYESFIADPELPRSIYQIEGAEKCAVEFCSLSKTAGFTGTRCGYTIVPKGIVSKAADGREMSLNKMWNRRQCTKFNGVPYVVQRAAASVFSEEGRKEAKEMTAHYMINAKIISDTMTKLGINFTGGINSPYIWFECPFGMNSWEFFDFMLEKTGVVGTPGAGFGKNGDRWFRLTAFNNEENTREAMKRFETLFEGK, from the coding sequence ATGGCAAAATTCAATGAAAATTTTCTTAATTTAAAGGAAAGCTATCTTTTCAGTGAGGTAGCAAAGAAAGTAAAGGCATTTCAGGACAAGTACCCTGAAAGAAGCGTTATAAGACTCGGCATCGGTGACGTGACACTCCCGCTCGGAAAAAGCGTAGTAAAAGCCATGCACGAAGCAGCCGACGAAATGGGCAGCGCTGATACATTCCGCGGATACGGTCCGGAACAGGGATATGATTTCCTCAGGGAAGCTATTGCCGGATACTACAGATCTTTCGGAGTAGAACTCGACCCTGATACCATCTTCGTTTCCGACGGTGCAAAGTCAGATACGGGTAATATAACCGATCTTTTCTCAAAAGACAACACCGTACTCATCCCTGATCCGGTCTACCCTGTTTACGTTGATACAAACACGATGAACGGCCGAAACATCATTTACACAGCCGGAAACAAGGAAAACGGCTTCCTTCCGATGCCGGACAAAAACGTACACGCCGACATCATCTACATCTGCTCACCCAACAACCCGACAGGTGCATGCTACAGCGAGGCGCAGCTTAAGGAATGGATCGATTACGCACTTGCCAACGACGCAGTCATCCTCTTCGACTCAGCCTACGAAAGCTTCATCGCCGACCCGGAACTTCCGAGAAGCATCTATCAGATAGAAGGCGCTGAAAAATGCGCAGTTGAATTCTGTTCACTTTCCAAAACAGCCGGATTTACCGGAACAAGATGCGGATACACCATCGTCCCGAAAGGCATAGTTTCAAAAGCCGCCGACGGCAGAGAAATGAGTCTTAACAAAATGTGGAACAGACGTCAGTGCACCAAATTCAACGGCGTACCATACGTAGTTCAGCGTGCCGCAGCATCCGTATTCAGCGAGGAAGGACGTAAAGAAGCAAAGGAAATGACCGCTCACTACATGATAAACGCAAAGATCATATCCGACACAATGACAAAACTCGGCATCAACTTCACCGGCGGTATCAACTCCCCTTACATCTGGTTTGAATGCCCGTTCGGCATGAACAGCTGGGAATTCTTCGACTTCATGCTCGAAAAAACCGGCGTAGTAGGCACCCCGGGCGCCGGCTTCGGCAAAAACGGCGACCGCTGGTTCAGACTTACTGCTTTTAACAACGAAGAGAATACCAGAGAAGCTATGAAGAGGTTTGAGACTTTGTTTGAGGGTAAATAA
- a CDS encoding glutamine synthetase III, with translation MEKVTEYFGSMVFDERIMKATLSEKVYKSLKRTIDRGTPLDISVANAVAAAMKDWAIEKGATHYTHWFQPMTGVTAEKHDSFITPAPDGRVIMEFSGKELVKGEPDASSFPSGGLRATFEARGYTAWDPTSYAFIKDGTLYIPTAFCSYTGEALDKKVPLLRSMEALSRQAIRVLKLFGNDTVRSVRCSVGPEQEYFLVDREMWKKRKDLVMTGRTLFGAKPPKGQEMEDHYFGSIKTRVAEYMADLDKELWKLGILAKTKHNEVAPAQHELAPIYKTTNIAADHNQLTMEVMKKVAEKHGLVCLLHEKPFEGVNGSGKHNNWSISTDTGINLLSPGETPYENAQFLLFLAAVIKAVDEYQDLLRLSVATAGNDHRLGANEAPPAVISIFLGDELTEILEAIENDTPYGGATKEKMKLGVDVLPQFSKDTTDRNRTSPFAFTGNKFEFRMLGSSNSISCANIHLNGAVAEVLEKFADELEKASDFESALHELIKRTIKEHKRIIFNGNGYDDKWIAEAEKRGLSNLKTTADCMPKICDKKNVEMLTRQGIFTEAEIQSRCEIMLENYVKSVNIEAATMIDMARKEIIPAVSKFASDTASAVAVKKSVCDSACRYETRLVSELTDLIDQMDEATTRLEAVVEELKKIEDVRSQSEFVRDEMLPSMDKLRAAADEAETKTASEYYPFPAYDELLFGV, from the coding sequence ATGGAAAAGGTAACTGAATATTTCGGATCAATGGTATTTGACGAAAGAATAATGAAGGCAACACTTTCAGAAAAGGTGTACAAGTCACTCAAGAGAACTATCGACCGCGGTACTCCTCTCGATATCTCCGTTGCAAATGCAGTTGCTGCAGCAATGAAGGACTGGGCAATCGAAAAAGGTGCTACTCACTACACACACTGGTTCCAGCCAATGACCGGTGTAACTGCTGAAAAGCACGACAGTTTCATCACTCCGGCACCTGACGGCAGAGTGATCATGGAATTCTCAGGAAAAGAACTTGTCAAGGGCGAACCTGATGCCTCATCATTCCCTTCAGGCGGACTCAGAGCTACCTTTGAAGCAAGAGGATATACAGCATGGGATCCTACTTCATACGCATTCATCAAGGACGGAACACTCTACATTCCAACAGCGTTCTGTTCATACACCGGTGAAGCACTCGACAAGAAAGTACCTCTTCTCCGTTCCATGGAAGCACTCAGCCGTCAGGCTATCCGTGTTCTGAAGCTTTTCGGAAACGACACAGTACGCAGCGTCCGCTGCTCAGTAGGTCCGGAACAGGAATATTTCCTCGTTGACCGTGAAATGTGGAAGAAACGTAAGGACCTCGTAATGACAGGACGTACACTTTTCGGTGCAAAGCCTCCTAAGGGTCAGGAAATGGAAGATCACTACTTCGGTTCCATCAAGACCAGAGTTGCTGAATACATGGCTGACCTCGACAAGGAACTCTGGAAGCTCGGCATCCTCGCCAAGACAAAGCACAACGAAGTTGCTCCTGCACAGCACGAACTCGCTCCTATCTACAAGACAACAAACATTGCTGCTGACCACAACCAGCTCACAATGGAAGTTATGAAGAAAGTTGCTGAAAAGCACGGTCTCGTTTGCCTCCTCCACGAAAAGCCGTTCGAAGGCGTAAACGGTTCAGGTAAGCACAACAACTGGTCAATCTCAACAGATACAGGAATCAACCTCCTCTCACCTGGTGAAACACCTTACGAAAATGCTCAGTTTCTCCTCTTCCTCGCTGCAGTTATCAAGGCTGTTGATGAATATCAGGATCTTCTCAGACTTTCAGTTGCTACAGCAGGCAACGACCACCGTCTCGGTGCAAACGAAGCTCCTCCGGCTGTAATTTCTATCTTCCTCGGCGACGAACTCACAGAGATCCTCGAAGCTATCGAAAACGACACACCTTACGGCGGCGCGACAAAGGAAAAGATGAAACTCGGCGTTGACGTTCTTCCTCAGTTCAGCAAAGATACAACAGACCGTAACCGTACATCACCTTTCGCATTCACAGGCAACAAGTTCGAATTCCGTATGCTCGGTTCTTCAAACAGTATCTCATGCGCAAACATCCACCTCAACGGTGCAGTTGCTGAAGTACTTGAAAAATTTGCTGACGAACTTGAAAAGGCTTCCGACTTTGAATCTGCTCTCCACGAACTTATCAAGCGTACAATAAAGGAACACAAGAGAATCATATTCAACGGCAACGGCTACGATGACAAGTGGATCGCTGAAGCTGAAAAGCGCGGTCTTTCAAATCTTAAGACAACAGCAGACTGCATGCCGAAGATCTGCGACAAAAAGAACGTTGAAATGCTCACAAGACAGGGCATCTTCACTGAAGCTGAGATCCAGTCAAGATGTGAAATCATGCTTGAAAACTACGTTAAGTCAGTAAACATTGAAGCAGCAACAATGATCGATATGGCACGCAAGGAGATCATTCCGGCAGTTTCAAAATTCGCTTCCGACACAGCATCCGCAGTTGCAGTAAAGAAGAGCGTATGTGACAGCGCATGCAGATATGAAACACGTCTTGTTTCAGAACTTACAGATCTTATCGATCAGATGGACGAAGCAACAACCCGACTCGAAGCTGTAGTTGAAGAACTGAAAAAGATCGAAGATGTAAGAAGTCAGTCAGAATTCGTCCGCGACGAAATGCTTCCTTCAATGGATAAGCTCCGTGCTGCTGCCGATGAAGCAGAAACAAAGACAGCATCAGAATACTATCCGTTCCCTGCTTACGACGAACTTCTCTTCGGTGTATAA